Below is a window of Demequina muriae DNA.
CGATCGCGGTGACACCCAGGACGGCGACTCCCGCCTGAGCCGTCGCCCTCCGCCGCCAACCCCGAGAGATGCCGTGGACGCTCGAGGCAACGACCGCATCGGCCGTCAGCGAGGGCGCGACCGCCTCGCCGTGCTGCTGGGCCGCGCGCCTCAACGCATCGTGAAAGTCGCTCATGGCTTGCTCCTCTCAACCACGGGCAGCCTTTCGGGTTCGTCGGCGCTCACTCCCAGCACCGGCGCGAGCCGTTGCCGGCCCTCTGCCAGGTACTTCTTGACGGTGCCATCGCTCAGGCGCATCGCCACCGCGATGTCCGCCACCGTGAGGTCGTCGTAGAAGCGCAGCGCGACGGCGGTGCGCACGCGCGGAGGCAGCTCGGCCAGCGCCCGGCTGATCTCGTCGTGCTCCTCGACGTCGGCGGCATGGTCGTGCGGATCGCGCGACGCGACCTTGGGGACCAGCCGGCGCCACGTAGTGTCCCGGCGGATCCCGTCGATGTGGAGCGTGCGCATGGTCGCGCGGACGTAGCCCTCGATCGCGCGGTGGTCGTCGAGCCGCCGGCGCTTGACGAGGGTCTTCACGACCGCCGCCTGCACCAGCTCCTCCGCATCGTGATGCGAGCCGGTCAGCACGTAGCCGTAGGCGGCCAGGCGCGATCCGCCCTCGCGGTACACGTCCGCGACCACCTCAGCGATATCCGGCCTGCTCATGTCCCTCACACCATAGGGACGGTTGAGGGGTGCTCGGGGGTGGGGTGCGACTTCACGCCCGCTTTCACTACGAACCCCTCCTCTGGCGACACGCCGCAGCATCGGGCCGAAGCAGTTGCGCATTCGGGGTGTCGCGCCCAGAAGTGGTTCGCAGTTGAGGAGGTGAGGGGCGGCCGATGCGCGGGCTGGGTCCCGCTCAGCCCTGCGCGTCGATCTCGGGGATAGAGGGAACGCCGGAGACCACGGTGATGGCCGTGAGGTCGTACACATCCCCCATCTCAGGCACAACGAGACTGGCGGAGTACTCCCCCTCTGGGACGAGGTCTGGGCTGCCGCAGTCCCACACCTGGTTCAGTTCGACGAACCAGCCGGGCTCGTCGTGCGGGAGGTCGTCTCGCTCGGACCAGCGGGCGTTGAACACCCACGTCCCTTCCACGCCGCGCAGCAGGAGTCGCATGTCCCCGACGCCTGTCATGCGCTCGACCGAGTCGGGATCTCCATCGGCACGGCCGACCGGAATCGGGTACCCGCCGACGAGAGCGTCGTCTCCGTAGCCATACAGGCGGCCTGTCTCGATGGTGTTGGGCACCGGGAGGCTGCCGACGACGTCCCCAGCGTCGCCCGTGCCTGTCACGAAGTCCGGATCGTCCAGCAGCGCGGCGCACTCGAGCCCGCCCGTCCACTCCCGCACGTCGATGACGGACGCGAGCGCGTCGTCGCCCCAGGTGTTTCCGAGCGAGTCGGGGTCATCGACCTCGGGCTCCCCCAGGCCGGTGTACTCAATCTCGCCCGCGCTGGCCACGATGGTGGCAAGCGGGCCGTCGTGGGTGGACAGCCACAGCTGCGTCACGAGCACCGGCTCGTAAGTGCCGTCGCTGGGTGAGCTGTCGGAGCATCCTTCTCCCGGCGCTGGGGTCCACGAGAAGCCGTCGGACGCGCCCGCCTCACCCATGCTCGTCGTCAGAGTGCCCGGCTCGGTGCCCACGACGACTCCGTCGCTCAGCACCAGCGCCTGCTCGAACACCAAGAGATCATCCGAGTTACTCGCCGCCAACGATGACGTCCATATGTGCGACGACAGCGCCCATTCGACATCGGCCGCGACGTCGATAGGGTCCACCAAAGTCTCCATGGTCAGGTTCCTCCAGAACTCATCAGTGATGGCCTGGTCGTATCCCGCCACTTCTTCTTGTGCGGGCCCCACCCACCACGAAGTGTCGAGCACAGCACCCGCGCCGAGCACCGACTCGTCGTGCACGGTGACGCCCGGATCGAGGCCCAATCCGTTTCCGCACTGCAGAGTCTCGCTCAAATCGACGGGCACATCGGGGTCCACCCGCGCGTCGGCGTCCACCCGGTAGGTTTCTCCGGTGTTGTCCGACATCGGGATAGGCGTCGTGGCCGAGGGAGTCGCCGCAGGTTCAGCATCGAAGCCCAACCCTGGCAGCACGCTCCACGCACCCACCGCCACGAGCGCGATCCCAGCCACGGCACCCACACCCACACCGACCGCGCGCCGGCGACGCCCCTGGCGCACGCGAGAATTCAACGCAGAACGCACGTCGCGAGAACTCAGGCGCTGCGCGGACTCGTCGGCCGCATCGGCCCCGTGCCGTCCCAGCTCATCGTGAAGATTCATGACCGACCCTCCGTGTCCACCACCGCGACGCGTTCGACATCGAACGTCGCGTCGTCACCCACCTCGAGCGCCAAACGGTCGAGGGCATCCGAGAGGTACCGCTTGACCGTCCCGACGGCCAGGCCCATCTCGTGGGCCACGTCCGCGACCGTGAGGTCGTCGTAGAAGCGCAAAACGACAGCGGTGCGCTGGCGCGGACTGAGCGCGCCGAGCGCTCTGCCCACCGCATCGGCCGCATGGATCCGTTCCGTGGCATCGGGCTGCTCGTCGCGAACGGCCTGCCCGGGCATGAGGCGACGCCACACCTTGTCGCGGCGCAGTCCGTCGAGGTGCAGGGTGCGCATCGCGGCGCGCACGTAGCCCTCGGCCGCGGCGGCGTTCGGGATGCGGCGGCGGCGCACGAACACCTTGACGATCGCGTCCTGGACCAAGTCCTCGCCCGTGTGCTGCGAGCCCGTCAGCAGGTAGCCGTAGGCCGCGAGACGCCGGGACGCGCGGTCGAGCATCTCGCCCAGCAGCTCGTCGTCGGTCACTTATGGCCCCTCTCGTCGGCATACCAACGGCCGATGCGCGGAAAGGGTTGTGGCCGTCCCGCCTCGCGCGCCCTTAACTACGAACCACATCCTGACGCGACACCCCGTCAACCCGGCCGATGCGCGGGCTCAGCACGGGGTGTCGTCCCCCAAAGTGGTTCGCAGTTAAGGAGGAGGGGGCTACTTCTTCTTGGGAGCGGCCTTCTTCGCGGCGGGCTTCTTCTTCGCCGGGGCGCGCTTCTTCTTGCCCGGACCCTTGGCGCGCTTCTCCTGCAGGAGCTCGATGGCACGCTCGGACGTCATGCCCTCAACGGTGTCGCCGCGCGGGATCGTCACATTGGTCTCACCATCGGTGATGTACTCGCCGAACCGGCCTTCCTTGATGACGATGGCCTTCTTGCTGACCGGATCCTCACCCAGCTCCTTGAGCGGCGGCTTGGCGGCGGGACGGCCGCGGCCGCGCTTGGGCTCGGAATAGATCTTCAGCGCCTCCTCGAGGGTGACGGTGAACATCTGGTCCTCGGTCTCGAGCGAGCGGGAGTCCGTGCCTTTCTTGAGGTACGGGCCATAGCGGCCGTTCTGCGCCGTGATGACGTCGCCCGACTCGGGGTCCTTGCCCACCTCGCGCGGCAGGCTCATCAGCTTGAGTGCGTCCTCGAGGCTCACGGTCTCGAGCGACATCGACTTGAGCAGGCTCGCCGTCGCGGGCTTGCCCTTGGCGTCCTCGGGCAGCACCTCGGTGACGTAAGGGCCGTAGCGCCCGCCCTTGGCCACGATCTCGTGGCCGCTCTCGGGGTGCTTGCCGAGCGAGCGCTCGTCGCCGCCCTGGTTCTCGAAGAGCTCGAGCGCCTTGGCGACCGTGAGCTCGTCGGGAGCGAGGTCATCGGGGATCGAGGCAGTCTGCCGCTCACCGTCCACCATGCGCTCGACGTACGGGCCGTAGCGACCGGGACGGGCGGCGATGCCCTCGCCGATCTCAAACGTGTTGATGGCCTTGGCGTCGATGTCCCCCAGCGACTCGACCAAGTTCTTCAGGCCCTCGGGGCCGTCGCCATCGGCTCCGAAGTAGAACTCGTGGAGCCACGCCCGCTGGTCGCGCTCGCCCGTGGCGATGCGGTCCAGGCCCGCCTCCATCTCGGCGGTGAACGCGTAGTCCACCAGCGTGGGGAAGTGCTGCTCGAGCAGGCGCACGATCGCGAAGGCGATCCACGTGGGCACGAGCGTCTGCTTGTCGATCCGCACGTACTCCCGTGCGACCAGCACATCCACGGTCGAGGCATACGTGGAGGGTCGGCCCAGCTTGCGGTCCTCGAGCTCCTGGATCATGCCGCCCTGCGTGAAGCGCGGCGGCGGCGTGGTCGCGTGGGTGATCGGCTCGAGGTCCTCGGCTTCGACCTTCTGTCCCTCGGCGAGCTGCGGCAGGCGCTTGTCCTTGTCCTGCGTGGCTTCCTTATTGTCGTCCTCGTAGCGCGAGCGCTCCTTGGACTCCTCGTACGCCGCCAGGAATCCCGGCGACGTGATGATGGTGCCGGACGCGGAGAACTCCACCGCGTGGCCGGCCGCCGTCTTCGCGCCGATGCGCACGGTCGAGGTGCTGCCCACCGCATCGGCCATCTGCGAGGCGACCGTGCGCTTCCAGATCATCTCGTACATGCGGAACTCGTCGCCCGACAGTTCCCCGCGCACCGAGGCCGGCGTGCGGAACTTGTCGCCGGCGGGGCGGATCGCCTCGTGCGCTTCCTGCGCGTTCGTGTCCTGGCTGGCGTAGACGCGCGGGGACGATGCGACGGAGTCGGAGCCGTAGAGCTCGGCGGCCTGCGCGCGGGCGGCGCGGATGGCCTCTCCCGACA
It encodes the following:
- a CDS encoding RNA polymerase sigma factor, which gives rise to MSRPDIAEVVADVYREGGSRLAAYGYVLTGSHHDAEELVQAAVVKTLVKRRRLDDHRAIEGYVRATMRTLHIDGIRRDTTWRRLVPKVASRDPHDHAADVEEHDEISRALAELPPRVRTAVALRFYDDLTVADIAVAMRLSDGTVKKYLAEGRQRLAPVLGVSADEPERLPVVERSKP
- a CDS encoding sigma-70 family RNA polymerase sigma factor encodes the protein MTDDELLGEMLDRASRRLAAYGYLLTGSQHTGEDLVQDAIVKVFVRRRRIPNAAAAEGYVRAAMRTLHLDGLRRDKVWRRLMPGQAVRDEQPDATERIHAADAVGRALGALSPRQRTAVVLRFYDDLTVADVAHEMGLAVGTVKRYLSDALDRLALEVGDDATFDVERVAVVDTEGRS
- the topA gene encoding type I DNA topoisomerase; the protein is MTHKLVIVESPTKSRTIGGYLGADYEVVSSVGHIRDLPQPSEMPADKKTGSLGKFAVDVENGFAPFYVVSPEKKKLVADLKRALKGADELYLATDEDREGEAIAWHLLEVLKPKVPVKRLAFHEITREGIERALANPRDIDMELVEAQEARRVLDRLYGYEVSPVLWRKIQQGLSAGRVQSVALRLVVDREKERMAFQSAEYWDLTATFTASEGADAGKGFTARLTTVDGKRVATGKDFDDRGVLKNAKVHHVTAGEAGALASGLAHSSYSVSSVESKPYKRRPAAPFITSSLIQEASRKMRLGARQAMGVAQGLYQRGYITYMRSDSPALSGEAIRAARAQAAELYGSDSVASSPRVYASQDTNAQEAHEAIRPAGDKFRTPASVRGELSGDEFRMYEMIWKRTVASQMADAVGSTSTVRIGAKTAAGHAVEFSASGTIITSPGFLAAYEESKERSRYEDDNKEATQDKDKRLPQLAEGQKVEAEDLEPITHATTPPPRFTQGGMIQELEDRKLGRPSTYASTVDVLVAREYVRIDKQTLVPTWIAFAIVRLLEQHFPTLVDYAFTAEMEAGLDRIATGERDQRAWLHEFYFGADGDGPEGLKNLVESLGDIDAKAINTFEIGEGIAARPGRYGPYVERMVDGERQTASIPDDLAPDELTVAKALELFENQGGDERSLGKHPESGHEIVAKGGRYGPYVTEVLPEDAKGKPATASLLKSMSLETVSLEDALKLMSLPREVGKDPESGDVITAQNGRYGPYLKKGTDSRSLETEDQMFTVTLEEALKIYSEPKRGRGRPAAKPPLKELGEDPVSKKAIVIKEGRFGEYITDGETNVTIPRGDTVEGMTSERAIELLQEKRAKGPGKKKRAPAKKKPAAKKAAPKKK